The Rhodococcus sp. B50 DNA window TCGGCTTCACCGTGCTCACCCATCCCGCGCCCGCCTTCGCCGATGTGATCCGGGGGTCGCTGCGGCTGCTGCTGTCCGGGCCGGCGAGTTCGGGGGCCCGCGCCACCCCCGAGGAGTTCGCCGGTCCGGGCCGCAACCGGATCCACCTCGTCGTCGACGACCTCGACGCCGAGATCGCTCGCCTGCGCGGTGCCGGCATCGAATTCCGCAGCGATGTGGTGACCGGGCCGGGCGGTCACCAGATCCTGCTCGCCGACCCTGCCGGCAATCTGGTCGAACTGTTCCGACCTGCCGCCGAGAGATGACCGACACCGAAGCGCCGACCCGTGATGGGCGATGATGGAGGCATGCTGGAAACACCCGTCGTCATCGGTATCGGATCCATCTGTGTGGGGTTCGTCTTCTTCATGCTCGCCGCGACAGGCACGCGATCACGCTGGGACAAGAAGATCACGATCACGCTCTTCGCGATCGCGATCGTGTTCATGACGATCATCCCTGTCATCGGCGCGGTGGGGTTCGCGGCCTGACACTCCACGAGGTTGCGGCCGAAGCACTCGCACACCTCGGACAGCCGTGGGAGTATCCACCGCAGGAAACCGAACAGGGGAGGTCGCGGTGGGTGGAGTCAGCGGTGAATTGAAAGATGAGCTGACGAAGCGCCTTTCGTCGGTATTCGACGGAAGCTGGACGCTGCGGCGCATCGAACGGCTCACCGGTGGCGCGAGCCGGGAGACGTGGGCGCTCACAGCGGCGTCGTCCACCGGCACCGTGCGGGAGTTGATCCTGCGCCGCGACCCGCCGGGGCGCGAGGACGCCCACCGGATCGCGATGGAAGCGGCGTCCTTCGACGAGGCGGCGCGAGTCGGTGTGCCCGTGCCCGACGTGATCGACCGCAGTGGTGAGGAGCCACGCCCCGGAATCGGCGCCTATCTCGTGATGTCGCGGGTGTCCGGTGAGGCACTGCCGCAGAAGTTGCTGCGCGACGAGAATCTGGCCGAGATCCGCGCGGCGCTGCCCTACGAACTCGGGCGCATCCTGGCGAAGATCCACCGCATGGACATCGGGGCCGTACCGAATCTCCCCGAGTACGATCCGCTGTGCTTCCTGTTCGACGAGTACGTCGCCACCGGCGCGCCCGTGCCGGCCCTCGAGGCGACGTTCGCCTGGCTGACCGGCAATCGCCCGCCGGCAACCGGAAAAGCATTCGTACACGGCGATTTCCGCAACGGCAACCTGCTCGTCGACTCGGAAGGGGTGCAAGGGGTACTCGACTGGGAATTGGCGCACGTCGGTGATCCGATGGAGGATCTCGGGTGGCTGTGCACCAGGACGTGGCGTTTCGGGTCGCCCCACCCGGTCGGTGGGTTCGGTTCCCGCGACGACCTGTTCCGCGGTTACGCCGACGAATCGGGACAGAGTCCCGATCCTGACGTCGTCCATTGGTGGGAGGTCTACGGATCGCTGCGGTGGGCGG harbors:
- a CDS encoding phosphotransferase family protein, yielding MGGVSGELKDELTKRLSSVFDGSWTLRRIERLTGGASRETWALTAASSTGTVRELILRRDPPGREDAHRIAMEAASFDEAARVGVPVPDVIDRSGEEPRPGIGAYLVMSRVSGEALPQKLLRDENLAEIRAALPYELGRILAKIHRMDIGAVPNLPEYDPLCFLFDEYVATGAPVPALEATFAWLTGNRPPATGKAFVHGDFRNGNLLVDSEGVQGVLDWELAHVGDPMEDLGWLCTRTWRFGSPHPVGGFGSRDDLFRGYADESGQSPDPDVVHWWEVYGSLRWAVICRMQAAAASSGGDNTLELLAIGRRVAECEHDLLDLLGVPPYDDTAETAPDADLLGTPRVEELLEAVRQFVLEVGSGADAKTRYRSRVAAHVLGIAAREATIAPAVRETYRVRLAGLGYRTETELALGVRAGRDHLGDQQVAEVIRGLAANRLKVANPKYR
- a CDS encoding VOC family protein — its product is MTTTDEYVSVRYLVDDVSAAVDFYTRHLGFTVLTHPAPAFADVIRGSLRLLLSGPASSGARATPEEFAGPGRNRIHLVVDDLDAEIARLRGAGIEFRSDVVTGPGGHQILLADPAGNLVELFRPAAER